The proteins below are encoded in one region of Bacteroides uniformis:
- a CDS encoding glycoside hydrolase family 127 protein: MIRLLTLALVAAMTGSVSAQKQQTLHSGYPIDPVPFTSVKVTDSFWGQRLKASREVTIPLAFSKCEETGRYENFVKATHPSDEYKVGGFSFDDTDVYKTIEGASYSLQTYPDKKLEEYIDSVLVIVAAAQEPDGYLYTARTMNPKHPHDWSGPERWSEVENLSHEFYNLGHMVEGAVAYYQATGKRNFLDIAIRYADCVCKNIGEGPGQKRVIPGHQIAEMALVRLYTVTGDKKYLDQAKFFLDARGTTARKDIYLQSHKPVLEQEEAVGHAVRAGYMYSGMADVAAITGDSSYIKAIDKIWENIVGKKIYITGGIGARHTGEAFGDNYELPNLTAYNETCAAIGNVYMNYRLFLLHGDSKYFDVLERTLYNGLISGVSLDGGKFFYPNPLSCDGKYHFNADHTITRQPWFGCACCPSNISRFIPSLPGYVYAVKDNQVYVNLFLSNRAELKLNEKKVVLEQETGYPWNGDIRVKVAQGNLPFTMNIRIPGWVRGSVLPSDLYSYADDLKLGYRVLVNGEEVTGELRKGYLRIDRKWKKGDVVEVHFDMHPRVVKANEKVVADRGRVAVERGPIVYCAEWADNDFNIQNIILNRHPKFQVTEKPELLYGINEITTEVQALGFDAAGKLATRDVTLTLIPYYAWAHRGEGKMDVWLPVNRIDVE; the protein is encoded by the coding sequence ATGATACGATTATTGACTTTGGCACTTGTTGCAGCCATGACCGGCAGTGTGTCGGCACAAAAGCAACAGACTTTGCATTCCGGTTATCCCATCGACCCGGTTCCTTTCACTTCAGTGAAGGTGACGGACAGTTTCTGGGGACAACGCTTGAAGGCAAGCCGCGAGGTAACCATCCCGTTGGCTTTCAGTAAGTGTGAGGAAACGGGACGTTATGAAAACTTTGTGAAAGCTACTCATCCCAGTGATGAGTATAAGGTGGGAGGCTTCTCCTTTGACGATACGGATGTCTATAAGACGATTGAAGGTGCAAGTTACTCCTTGCAGACTTACCCGGACAAGAAACTGGAAGAATATATCGACAGCGTATTGGTCATAGTGGCCGCCGCCCAAGAACCGGACGGGTATCTTTACACCGCACGTACCATGAACCCCAAGCATCCGCACGATTGGTCGGGGCCGGAACGCTGGTCGGAGGTGGAGAATTTGAGCCACGAGTTCTATAATCTGGGTCACATGGTGGAAGGGGCTGTGGCTTATTATCAAGCTACAGGCAAGCGGAACTTCCTGGATATAGCTATCCGTTATGCCGACTGCGTATGCAAGAATATCGGTGAAGGCCCCGGACAGAAGCGTGTGATTCCCGGACATCAGATTGCCGAAATGGCATTGGTACGCCTCTATACCGTGACAGGAGATAAGAAATATCTCGACCAGGCCAAGTTCTTCCTCGACGCGCGCGGCACTACGGCACGCAAGGACATCTATTTGCAGTCGCACAAGCCTGTACTGGAGCAGGAAGAGGCAGTGGGACATGCCGTACGTGCCGGTTACATGTATTCCGGTATGGCTGATGTGGCTGCCATTACGGGTGACAGCTCCTACATCAAGGCTATCGACAAGATATGGGAGAATATCGTCGGCAAGAAGATATATATTACCGGCGGTATCGGTGCGCGTCACACGGGCGAAGCTTTCGGTGATAACTATGAATTGCCGAATCTGACTGCCTACAATGAGACCTGTGCCGCCATCGGCAATGTTTACATGAATTACCGCCTCTTTCTGCTGCATGGCGATTCCAAGTATTTCGACGTGCTGGAACGTACGCTTTACAACGGATTAATCTCCGGCGTTTCATTGGACGGAGGCAAGTTCTTCTATCCCAATCCGTTGTCTTGCGATGGTAAGTATCACTTTAATGCCGACCATACGATTACACGCCAGCCGTGGTTTGGTTGTGCCTGCTGTCCTAGCAACATCAGCCGGTTCATTCCTTCTTTGCCGGGATATGTGTATGCCGTGAAAGACAATCAGGTGTACGTCAACCTTTTCTTGTCCAACCGTGCCGAGCTGAAGTTGAATGAAAAGAAAGTGGTGCTGGAGCAGGAAACCGGATACCCCTGGAACGGAGATATTCGTGTGAAGGTGGCTCAGGGCAACCTGCCGTTTACGATGAATATCCGTATTCCGGGTTGGGTGCGCGGCAGTGTACTTCCGAGTGACCTTTATTCGTATGCCGACGACCTGAAGTTGGGCTATCGTGTATTGGTGAATGGCGAGGAGGTGACCGGTGAACTTCGTAAAGGCTATCTCCGGATAGACCGGAAGTGGAAGAAAGGGGATGTGGTAGAGGTGCATTTCGACATGCACCCCCGTGTGGTGAAAGCCAATGAAAAAGTGGTTGCCGACCGTGGACGGGTGGCCGTTGAGCGTGGTCCTATCGTTTATTGTGCCGAGTGGGCCGATAATGATTTTAATATACAGAATATCATCCTGAACCGTCATCCGAAATTCCAGGTGACGGAGAAGCCCGAACTGCTGTATGGCATCAACGAAATTACCACAGAAGTGCAGGCTCTTGGTTTTGATGCTGCCGGAAAGTTGGCAACCAGAGATGTGACGCTGACCCTGATACCTTATTATGCATGGGCACACCGGGGTGAGGGCAAGATGGATGTATGGTTGCCGGTAAATAGGATTGATGTAGAATAG
- a CDS encoding alpha-L-arabinofuranosidase C-terminal domain-containing protein, with the protein MNRFLKLLSLCLFLTLTVPLQAITNGVANEPDSVYLFSYSHADGSGGLKLAWSPNGNRWFSVAEGSSFVNSDFGPWGQMKRMLKPHLMQTRADDRWHCIWELTESGNSLAYVESPDLLQWKAQKYFDRSRLAEYRPAEVYPNVRKEVLLNGTVQQGWMQRVPYATVQRVISFAEHKKYRQALHAERTEQDPVRFAGLKPVEATIEVETECAKTISKHLIGIFFEDINYAADGGLYAELVQNRDFEYSSKDGSHQGWDGTYAWAVKEGNTSAAVTIAAADPIHPNNPHYAVLEARPGVTLQNDGFDGISLKKGEKYDFSLFARVAPGSKGGKVVVCLLDQTGREIARSSVNVSSKEWKKQQTVLTANADVRAAVLSLQPQTVGTLHLDMISLFPQNTFKGHKNGLRADLAQTLADLHPRFVRFPGGCVAHGDGIDNIYDWKGSIGPLEARKPLRNLWGYHQTRGLGYFEYFRFCEDIGAEPLPVLAAGVPCQNSGTHSHYADNCPQGANKELMRYGQQGGIPMEEMPAYIQDVLDLIEYANGDARRTVWGRKRAEAGHPKPFNLKYIGIGNEDMITEVFEERFAMIYKAVREKHPEITVVGTVGPFYEGTDYAEGWRLATEMGVPMVDEHYYVDPGWMIHNQDYYDRYDRTKSKVYLGEYAAHLPGRPNNIETALAEALYLTSVERNADVVEMTSYAPLLAKEGHTQWNPDLIYFNNTEVKPTVGYYTQQMYGQNAGTQYITSHITLSNGQEAVRKRVGVSVVKDEATGDHIVKLVNLLPVEVSSTVKLKGIDLQNPSAVKTLLTGDPKDKQARSVTSAFVDIGGTEFPYTLPAYSFTVIRIHENKGK; encoded by the coding sequence ATGAATAGATTCTTGAAATTATTGTCCTTGTGTCTGTTCTTGACACTGACCGTTCCTTTGCAGGCTATAACGAATGGAGTGGCGAATGAACCCGATTCAGTCTATCTCTTTTCCTACTCCCATGCCGACGGCAGTGGCGGTCTGAAACTAGCCTGGAGTCCCAATGGCAACCGATGGTTCAGCGTGGCAGAGGGCAGCTCCTTTGTCAACTCGGACTTCGGCCCCTGGGGGCAAATGAAGCGGATGCTGAAACCGCACTTGATGCAGACCCGTGCCGACGACCGTTGGCACTGTATCTGGGAACTGACGGAAAGCGGAAACTCCCTTGCATACGTCGAGTCTCCCGACTTGCTGCAATGGAAAGCGCAGAAATACTTTGACCGTTCTCGCCTTGCCGAATACCGGCCGGCGGAGGTCTATCCTAACGTGCGGAAGGAGGTTCTGCTGAACGGTACCGTACAGCAGGGTTGGATGCAGCGTGTACCGTATGCCACGGTGCAGCGTGTCATCTCCTTTGCAGAGCATAAGAAGTACCGCCAGGCACTCCATGCCGAACGTACCGAGCAAGACCCCGTACGTTTTGCCGGACTGAAACCGGTGGAGGCGACTATCGAAGTGGAGACGGAATGTGCAAAAACCATCAGCAAGCATCTGATAGGTATTTTCTTCGAAGACATCAACTATGCTGCGGATGGAGGACTGTATGCCGAGCTGGTACAGAACCGCGACTTCGAGTATTCGTCTAAGGACGGTTCACACCAAGGTTGGGACGGCACATATGCCTGGGCGGTGAAAGAGGGGAATACTTCGGCTGCCGTTACCATTGCCGCTGCCGACCCCATTCATCCCAATAACCCTCATTATGCCGTATTGGAGGCGCGTCCCGGAGTGACATTGCAGAACGACGGTTTCGACGGCATCAGCTTGAAGAAAGGGGAGAAGTACGATTTCTCTCTCTTCGCCCGCGTGGCACCGGGCAGCAAGGGAGGCAAGGTGGTTGTTTGCCTGCTCGACCAGACGGGCCGTGAGATTGCCCGCTCTTCCGTCAATGTGTCCTCCAAAGAGTGGAAGAAACAGCAGACGGTGCTGACGGCGAATGCCGACGTGCGTGCCGCCGTCCTCTCGCTCCAGCCGCAGACGGTGGGGACACTGCATCTCGATATGATTTCCCTTTTTCCGCAAAATACATTCAAGGGCCATAAGAACGGCTTGCGTGCCGACCTGGCGCAGACGCTTGCCGACCTGCATCCACGCTTCGTCCGCTTCCCCGGCGGCTGCGTGGCTCATGGCGACGGCATTGATAATATCTATGACTGGAAAGGCTCTATCGGACCGCTTGAAGCGCGTAAGCCGTTGCGCAATCTGTGGGGGTATCATCAGACACGCGGACTGGGCTACTTCGAGTACTTCCGCTTCTGCGAAGATATAGGTGCCGAACCTCTGCCGGTATTGGCAGCGGGCGTGCCGTGCCAGAACTCGGGCACACACTCGCACTATGCCGACAACTGTCCGCAGGGGGCCAACAAGGAACTGATGCGCTACGGCCAGCAGGGTGGCATCCCGATGGAAGAGATGCCTGCCTATATCCAGGATGTGCTCGACCTGATAGAGTATGCCAACGGCGATGCACGCCGCACCGTGTGGGGCAGGAAGCGTGCTGAGGCAGGCCATCCCAAGCCTTTCAATCTGAAGTATATCGGCATCGGCAACGAGGATATGATTACCGAAGTGTTTGAGGAGCGCTTTGCCATGATATACAAGGCTGTCAGGGAGAAGCATCCCGAGATTACGGTTGTCGGCACCGTAGGTCCCTTCTACGAAGGCACGGACTATGCGGAGGGCTGGCGCCTTGCCACGGAAATGGGCGTGCCCATGGTGGACGAACACTATTACGTGGATCCGGGCTGGATGATTCACAACCAGGACTACTACGACCGTTATGACCGTACCAAGTCCAAGGTCTATCTGGGCGAATATGCCGCCCACCTGCCCGGACGTCCCAACAACATAGAGACAGCGTTGGCAGAAGCCCTCTATCTGACTTCTGTGGAACGTAATGCCGATGTGGTGGAAATGACCTCATACGCTCCGTTGCTGGCAAAGGAAGGGCATACGCAGTGGAATCCCGACTTGATTTATTTCAATAACACGGAGGTGAAGCCTACCGTGGGCTACTACACACAGCAGATGTACGGACAGAATGCGGGTACGCAGTACATCACCTCGCACATCACACTGAGTAATGGGCAAGAGGCTGTCCGCAAGCGCGTCGGCGTTTCGGTGGTAAAGGATGAGGCCACGGGTGACCATATCGTAAAGCTGGTGAACCTGCTTCCGGTGGAGGTTTCCTCTACAGTGAAGCTGAAGGGCATCGACTTGCAGAATCCCTCGGCAGTGAAGACGCTCCTGACGGGTGACCCGAAAGACAAGCAGGCACGTTCCGTGACTTCCGCCTTCGTCGACATCGGCGGTACGGAGTTTCCTTATACCTTGCCTGCCTATTCGTTTACGGTGATACGTATCCATGAGAATAAGGGGAAATAA
- a CDS encoding alpha-L-arabinofuranosidase C-terminal domain-containing protein, producing the protein MKRLLFLLTLFVVLGMQAQQHVMTVDVSKPTARINPAMYGIFFEDINFGADGGLYAELVKNRSFEFPQPLVGWIPFGEVTVQDERPCFDRNPHYVRITNDGCLLRAGLDNEGYRGIGLKKGEDYRFSAYVRTPDTKPMKLSVELVNSNGENLLKKELEVKGSEWQKLTAVLKAPFTDVRSRLRVVLQTEGTVDMDHISLFPVNTWKKRENGLRADLVQALYDLNPGVFRFPGGCIIEGNSLATRYQWKNSVGPVENRPLNENRWNYTFKHKAFPDYFQSYGLGFYEYFLLSEDLGAEPLPVLSCGLSCQYESNEVVPLGELGPYVQDALDLIEFANGAATSKWGKVRADMGHPEPFGLKMIAIGNEQWGEVYPERLEVFTKAIRAEYPDMQIVGSSGPSADGDKFDYLWPEMKRIGVDLVDEHYYMAPDWFFANAARYDDYDRKGPKVFAGEYASHDHPTGKANNFLAALSEAAFMTGLERNADVVRLATYAPLFAHVDAWQWNPDLIWFDNLRMMRTPNYYVQQMYGMNAGTDVLNLQMDGKPVTGQDSLYASAVLDAPTGEVILKLVNAGSRSEKVQIEFSGLKKRQLVSGSCTYLQSDDWKAKNTLEQEAIVPRIRPVEVASRSLSLELQPRSFGVYRLRISTQSK; encoded by the coding sequence ATGAAAAGACTTTTATTTCTATTGACATTGTTCGTTGTTCTTGGCATGCAGGCGCAACAGCATGTGATGACTGTTGATGTATCAAAACCGACGGCTCGGATAAATCCTGCCATGTATGGAATCTTCTTCGAAGACATTAATTTCGGTGCGGACGGTGGTTTGTATGCCGAACTGGTAAAGAACCGCTCTTTTGAGTTCCCGCAGCCGCTGGTGGGGTGGATACCTTTCGGCGAGGTGACGGTACAGGACGAGCGGCCCTGCTTCGACCGCAATCCGCATTATGTGCGCATTACCAATGACGGCTGTCTTTTGCGTGCCGGACTGGATAATGAAGGTTATCGTGGCATCGGCCTGAAAAAAGGAGAAGATTACCGTTTCTCCGCCTATGTCCGTACGCCGGATACCAAACCAATGAAGCTTTCCGTCGAACTGGTGAATTCCAACGGAGAGAATCTCCTGAAGAAGGAACTGGAAGTGAAAGGCAGTGAATGGCAGAAGCTGACGGCTGTGCTGAAAGCTCCTTTTACCGATGTTCGCTCGCGTCTGCGTGTTGTGTTGCAGACGGAGGGTACGGTAGATATGGACCACATCTCTCTCTTCCCGGTGAACACTTGGAAGAAGCGTGAGAATGGATTGCGTGCCGACTTGGTACAAGCCCTCTATGACCTCAATCCCGGAGTATTCCGTTTTCCCGGTGGCTGCATCATCGAAGGCAACAGCCTTGCCACCCGTTATCAATGGAAGAATTCCGTGGGTCCGGTAGAGAACCGTCCTTTGAACGAAAATCGCTGGAACTATACATTCAAGCATAAAGCTTTCCCGGATTATTTCCAGAGTTACGGACTTGGCTTTTACGAATATTTCCTGCTGAGTGAAGACCTCGGTGCAGAGCCTCTGCCGGTACTGAGCTGCGGGCTGTCCTGCCAATACGAAAGCAACGAAGTGGTTCCCCTTGGAGAACTCGGCCCGTACGTGCAGGATGCCCTCGACCTCATCGAGTTTGCCAACGGTGCTGCAACCTCCAAGTGGGGAAAGGTGCGTGCCGATATGGGACATCCCGAACCGTTCGGTCTGAAAATGATTGCCATCGGCAATGAACAGTGGGGGGAAGTCTATCCCGAGCGTCTGGAAGTGTTCACGAAAGCCATCCGTGCGGAATATCCCGATATGCAGATTGTAGGTTCTTCCGGTCCGAGTGCAGATGGGGACAAGTTCGATTACCTCTGGCCCGAAATGAAACGCATCGGGGTGGATTTGGTGGACGAGCATTATTATATGGCTCCCGACTGGTTCTTTGCCAATGCTGCCCGCTATGATGACTATGACCGTAAAGGACCGAAAGTCTTTGCCGGTGAATATGCATCGCATGACCACCCCACCGGGAAAGCCAATAATTTCTTGGCGGCACTGTCCGAAGCAGCTTTTATGACGGGACTGGAACGTAATGCCGATGTGGTGCGCCTGGCTACCTATGCTCCGTTGTTTGCCCATGTGGATGCCTGGCAGTGGAATCCCGATTTGATTTGGTTCGACAATCTCCGTATGATGCGGACTCCCAACTATTACGTACAGCAGATGTACGGTATGAATGCCGGAACAGATGTGCTGAACCTGCAAATGGACGGAAAACCCGTGACGGGGCAGGACAGCCTTTATGCATCGGCAGTGCTGGATGCTCCTACGGGAGAAGTAATTCTGAAGCTTGTCAATGCGGGCAGCAGATCGGAGAAGGTACAGATAGAGTTCAGCGGATTGAAGAAGCGGCAGCTTGTCTCGGGTTCCTGCACCTATTTGCAAAGTGATGACTGGAAAGCCAAGAATACACTGGAGCAGGAGGCTATTGTTCCACGTATTCGTCCGGTGGAGGTGGCTTCCCGTTCTCTGAGCCTGGAGCTTCAGCCCCGTTCGTTCGGAGTCTATCGTTTGCGGATAAGTACTCAATCAAAATAA
- a CDS encoding glycoside hydrolase family 2 TIM barrel-domain containing protein — translation MKKHFITGLLATFAIAASAQSFTEWQNPEVNAVNRAPMHTNYFAYESADAAARGAKEHSSNYMTLNGIWKFFWVKNADARPTDFWKVGFNDKGWSDMAVPGMWELNGFGDPIYVNTGYAWRNQFKNNPPQVPTENNNVGSYRREIVIPADWKSKDIIAHFGSVTSNMYLWVNGKYVGYSEDSKLEAEFNLTPYLKPGQKNLIAFQVFRWCDGTYLEDQDFFRYSGVGRDCYLYARDKKRIQDIRVTPDLDTAYKNGSLKVQLDVKGGGNVSLELLDAAGKQVATAVAKGSATALINVENPHKWTAETPYLYTLRATLQGSSEVIPVKVGFRKIELKGSQILVNGQPVLFKGANRHEMDPDGGYVISRERMIQDIQVMKQFNLNAVRTCHYPDNNLWYDLCDQYGIYVVAEANIESHGMGYGEETLAKREDYRKAHMERNQRNVQRSFNHPSVIFWSLGNEAGYGANFEAAYDWIKAEDPSRAVQYEQAGKTGKTDIYCPMYYGYDGCKKYSEDDSMTKPLIQCEYAHAMGNSQGGFKEYWDLVRKYSKFQGGFIWDFVDQSVRWTGKNGKMIYAYGGDFNRFDASDGNFCDNGLISPDRVPNPHMYEVGRIYQDIWTTPADLKNGEINVFNEYFFRDLSAYYMEWEVLKGGKVIRTGRVDNLNVAPQQTAKIKLDLGKTCQCTEWLLNVSYKLKNREGLLSAGHVVAKDQLTLNPYQAPSMELKNCEQSNIEMTAPQVQDNDWNYLIVSGDAFRVEINKHNGYLTKYEVNGRDMIKDGEALKPNFWRAPVDNDYGANLQRKYIAWKNPEIKLTSFKQRTENNLVIVESAYDMPGVSAKLNLVYVINNAGAVKVTQKLTADKNAKVSNMFRFGLQMPMPRSFETVEYYGRGPVENYIDRNHCADLGIYRQSVAEQFYPYIRPQENGTKTDIRWWKMLDQSGNGIKIVAAAPFSASALHYTIESLDEGWSKEQGHSQEVDEADLTNLCIDKVQAGLGCEDSWGRIARPEYLVPYADYEFTFILFPVCHSIGIE, via the coding sequence ATGAAGAAACATTTCATTACCGGACTGCTTGCGACTTTTGCCATTGCCGCAAGCGCACAGTCCTTCACTGAATGGCAAAACCCTGAAGTAAATGCCGTGAACCGTGCTCCGATGCACACCAACTATTTTGCCTATGAGTCGGCAGATGCTGCGGCTCGTGGAGCAAAAGAACATTCTTCCAATTACATGACTCTGAACGGTATCTGGAAATTCTTCTGGGTGAAGAATGCCGATGCCCGTCCCACGGATTTCTGGAAAGTGGGGTTCAACGACAAGGGATGGAGCGATATGGCCGTTCCCGGTATGTGGGAACTGAACGGTTTCGGCGACCCTATCTACGTGAATACCGGATATGCCTGGCGCAATCAGTTCAAGAACAATCCACCGCAGGTGCCAACGGAGAATAACAATGTAGGTTCCTACCGTCGTGAGATTGTAATACCTGCCGACTGGAAGAGTAAGGACATCATTGCTCATTTCGGTTCCGTGACTTCCAATATGTATTTGTGGGTAAACGGCAAGTACGTAGGTTATAGTGAGGACAGCAAACTGGAGGCTGAATTCAACCTGACACCCTACTTGAAGCCGGGACAAAAGAATCTGATAGCCTTTCAGGTATTCCGCTGGTGTGACGGGACGTATCTGGAAGACCAGGACTTCTTCCGTTATAGCGGTGTAGGGCGCGATTGCTACTTGTATGCCCGTGACAAGAAGCGCATTCAGGACATCCGTGTCACTCCCGATTTGGATACTGCTTATAAGAACGGTTCCCTGAAAGTACAGCTTGATGTGAAGGGTGGCGGCAATGTCAGTCTTGAACTGCTGGACGCTGCCGGAAAACAGGTGGCTACAGCTGTCGCCAAAGGTAGCGCTACTGCCTTGATAAATGTGGAGAATCCTCATAAGTGGACGGCGGAAACGCCTTACTTGTATACCCTGCGTGCCACTTTGCAAGGCAGCAGTGAAGTGATTCCCGTAAAGGTGGGCTTCCGAAAGATAGAGCTGAAAGGAAGTCAGATACTTGTCAACGGCCAGCCCGTTCTCTTCAAGGGAGCCAACCGCCACGAGATGGATCCGGACGGTGGTTACGTCATTTCTCGCGAACGCATGATTCAGGATATTCAGGTGATGAAGCAGTTCAACCTGAATGCCGTGCGCACCTGCCACTATCCCGACAATAATCTCTGGTACGACCTCTGCGACCAATATGGTATTTACGTAGTGGCCGAAGCCAATATCGAATCCCACGGAATGGGTTATGGGGAAGAGACACTTGCCAAACGTGAGGACTATAGGAAAGCACATATGGAGCGTAACCAGCGCAATGTGCAGCGTAGCTTCAATCATCCCAGCGTCATTTTCTGGTCTTTGGGCAACGAAGCCGGCTATGGCGCTAATTTCGAAGCTGCCTACGATTGGATAAAGGCTGAAGACCCGAGCCGTGCCGTACAATATGAACAAGCCGGTAAAACAGGCAAGACAGACATCTATTGCCCGATGTATTATGGCTATGACGGATGTAAGAAATACAGTGAGGATGATTCTATGACAAAGCCCCTGATTCAGTGCGAATATGCTCATGCGATGGGAAACTCGCAAGGAGGTTTTAAAGAATATTGGGATTTGGTGCGTAAATATTCCAAATTCCAAGGTGGCTTTATTTGGGATTTTGTTGATCAGTCTGTACGTTGGACAGGAAAAAACGGTAAGATGATTTATGCCTACGGCGGTGACTTTAACCGTTTTGATGCCAGCGACGGTAACTTCTGCGATAACGGTCTTATCAGCCCCGACCGTGTGCCCAATCCCCACATGTATGAGGTAGGCCGTATCTATCAGGACATCTGGACTACTCCGGCCGACTTGAAGAACGGCGAAATCAATGTGTTCAATGAATACTTCTTCCGTGATCTTTCTGCCTATTATATGGAGTGGGAGGTACTGAAAGGCGGTAAGGTGATACGGACCGGTCGTGTGGATAATCTGAATGTAGCTCCCCAACAGACAGCCAAAATCAAGTTGGACTTGGGCAAGACTTGCCAATGCACCGAGTGGTTGCTGAATGTTTCCTATAAGCTGAAGAACCGTGAAGGATTGCTTTCCGCCGGACATGTAGTGGCAAAAGACCAGTTGACGCTCAATCCTTACCAAGCTCCTTCCATGGAATTGAAGAACTGCGAACAGAGCAATATCGAGATGACGGCTCCCCAAGTACAGGATAACGATTGGAACTACCTCATCGTCTCCGGTGATGCTTTCCGTGTAGAAATCAACAAGCACAACGGTTATCTGACCAAGTACGAAGTGAATGGCCGGGATATGATTAAAGACGGCGAGGCTTTAAAACCAAACTTCTGGCGTGCGCCTGTTGACAACGACTACGGTGCCAATCTGCAACGCAAATATATCGCTTGGAAGAATCCGGAAATCAAACTGACCTCTTTCAAACAGCGCACGGAGAACAATCTGGTGATTGTAGAATCTGCTTACGACATGCCGGGTGTTTCAGCTAAGCTGAACCTTGTTTATGTCATCAACAATGCCGGTGCCGTCAAGGTGACCCAGAAGCTGACTGCCGACAAGAATGCCAAAGTATCGAACATGTTCCGTTTCGGTCTGCAGATGCCTATGCCGCGCAGCTTTGAAACCGTTGAATACTATGGACGCGGTCCGGTTGAAAACTATATTGACCGTAATCATTGCGCCGACTTAGGCATTTATCGCCAAAGTGTGGCCGAGCAGTTCTATCCCTACATCCGTCCGCAGGAAAATGGAACAAAGACCGATATTCGTTGGTGGAAGATGTTGGATCAGTCTGGTAATGGCATCAAGATTGTGGCAGCCGCTCCCTTCTCCGCATCTGCCTTGCACTATACCATCGAGTCTTTAGATGAAGGCTGGAGCAAAGAGCAAGGACACTCGCAAGAGGTGGATGAAGCTGATTTGACTAATCTCTGTATCGACAAGGTGCAAGCCGGTCTGGGTTGCGAAGACAGTTGGGGACGTATAGCCCGTCCGGAATACCTGGTGCCATACGCTGATTATGAGTTTACGTTCATCCTTTTTCCCGTATGCCATAGTATCGGAATAGAATAA